DNA from Geobacter sulfurreducens PCA:
CTCCAGGACATTACCCTGGACATTGCCGCCGGGGAGTTCCTGGCGCTCATGGGACCGTCCGGCTCGGGTAAAAGCACGCTCCTGAACCTGGTTGCAGGGATCGACAAGGCCGACGCGGGGACCATCACCATAGGCGGCGTGGAGATCACGACCCTCTCCGAGGCCGCACTGGCCTCCTGGCGAGCCGCGCACGTGGGGTTCATCTTCCAATTCTACAACCTGATTCCGGTATTGACGGCCTTCGAAAACGTGGAGTTGCCGCTGCTCCTGACGGGGCTTTCCCGGCGGCAACGGCGCGAGCATGTGGAAACCGTACTCTCGCTGGTGGGGCTCTCCGACCGGATGGACCACTACCCCTCCCAGCTTTCGGGGGGACAGCAGCAGCGCGTGGCCGTTGCCCGGGCCATGGTGACCGATCCGGATATTCTGGTGGCTGACGAACCCACCGGTGACCTGGACCGGGTTTCGGCAGGAGAGGTGCTGGCCCTCATGGAACGCCTGGTGTCAGGGTTCGGCAAGACCATCATCATGGTTACCCACGATCCCCGGGCTGCAGAGCAGGCCCACCGGCTCCTCCACCTGGAGAAGGGTGAACTGACCGACGGGGCCGGCTAGCCGATGTTCATCATCAAGCTCCTCATCCGCAACGCCTTTCGCCACAAGCTCCGGACGGGGCTTACCATCGTGGGGGTTGCCATCGCCATTGTGGCCTTCGGCCTGTTGCGGACACTGGTGGACCTCTGGTACGCGGGGGTTGAGGCGTCCTCGGCCTCCCGTCTCATTACGCGCAACTCCATCTCCCTCGTTTTCCCCCTCCCGATTTCCTACAAAGACCGGATCCGCCAAGTGCCGGGGGTTCGCGACGTTTCCTGGGGCAACTGGTTCGGCGGCATCTACAAGGAAGAGAAGAATTTTTTCCCCAGTTTTGCCGTAGAGCCCCGCAGTTTCCTGGCCATGTACCCGGAGTACCGGGTCGACCCCGTGGAGTTGAAGTCATTCCTCCTGGACCGGAAAGGGGCCATGGTGGGAGCCAAGACCGCCGAGCGTTTCGGCTGGAAGGTGGGGGATCAGGTGATGCTCCGGGGGACCATCTTCCCCGGGCAATGGGAGTTTGTCATCCGGGGCATCTACCATGGGGCAGCAAAGAGCACCGATGAAACCCAGTTTTTCTTCCACTGGGATTACCTGAACGAGGTCATGCGGCGAACGGTGCCCCGGCGGGCCGATCAGGCGGGGTATTACATCATCGAGCTGAAAAAGCCCGATCAGGCGGCGGAGGTCTCCCTGGCCGTGGATGCCACCTTCAGGAATTCCCTGGCAGAGACCCTGACCGAGACGGAACGGGCATTCCAGATGAGCTTCGTGTCCATGACCGAGGCCATCGTCATCGCCATCCAGATCGTCTCCTACGTGGTAATCGTCATCATCATGGTCGTGGCGGCAAACACCATGGCCATGACGGCCCGGGAGCGGATTCCCGAGTACGCCACCCTCAAGACCCTCGGCTTCGGCGGGCTCCACATCGCGGGAGTGATCTTCGGCGAATCGCTCGTCATCGCCATGGCGGGCGGAGTGACCGGGGTAATCCTCACTTTTCCCGCGGCCCGCTGGATCGAAACCGAGCTGTCCCAGTTCTTTCCCGTGTTCACCGTGGCCCCGTCCACCATCTGCATGGACCTGGCGGCAGCCTTCATCGTGGGGGCGGTGGCCGGCATCTTCCCCACCTGGCGCGGGGTGACCATCCGTATCGCCGAGGGTCTCAGGAGAGTCGGATAGTGGGAATCCCTTACTCTTACAGCCTGCGCAATCTCTGGACCCGGCGCCTCACTACCGTGCTGACGGCATCGGGCATGGCGCTGGTGGTCTTCGTGTTCGCGGCGACTCTTATGCTCTCCGAGGGCCTGCGCAAGACCCTGGTGGACACCGGCTCGTGGGACAACGTGGTGGTGATCCGCAAGTCCGCCCAGACAGAGGTGCAGAGCGGGGTGGACCGATCCCAGGCGGCCATCGTGGAGACCCAGCCCGAGGTGGCGATGGCGGAAGGACAACGGTTGGTGGCCAAGGAGTTGGTTGTCCTCATCAGCCTGCCGAAGCGGGGAACGGGAAAGCCGTCCAACGTGGTGATCCGTGGCATCGGCGCGCCATCGCTTCTGCTGAGACCCCAGGTGAAGCTTCGGGAGGGGCGGATGCCCCGGCCCGGCTCGGCGGAGATTATCGCCGGGGCGAGCATCGCCAAGCGGTTCCAGGGGGGAGGGATCGGCGAAACCCTGCGCTTCGGCATGCGGGACTGGACCGTGGTGGGTATCTTCGATGCCGGCAACACGGGGTTTTCTTCGGAGATATGGGGGGACGTTGATCAGCTGATGCAGGCCTTCCGGCGTCCGGTCTACTCGTCGGTCATCTTCAAACTCAGGGATGCCGCCGAGTTCGGTCGCGTCAAGGCCAGGCTGGAGGCGGACCCGCGCCTCACCGTGGAGGCAAAGCGCGAGATCCGCTTCTATGCCGACCAATCGGAAGCCATGGCCACGTTCCTGAACATCCTGGGCGTTACACTGACGGTGATTTTTTCCCTGGGCGCGGTCATCGGTGCCATGATCACCATGTATGCCGCCGTGGCCAACCGGATCACCGAGATCGGTACGTTGCGCGCACTCGGTTTCCAGCGGCGAAGCATTCTGGGGGCGTTTATCCTGGAATCGCTGTTTCTGGGGTTGCTGGGAGGGGTGGTGGGGGTCTTTTTCGCCTCGTTCATGCAGCTGGTGACCATCTCAACCATGAACTGGCAGACTTTTTCGGAGCTGGCGTTCAGCTTTACCCTTACCCCACGCATCATCGGGGCGTCGCTGGTGTTTTCCCTGGTCATGGGGTTCGTGGGGGGGCTGCTTCCGGCGTTCCGGGCAGCGCGGATGAATATCGTGGACGCCCTGCGGGCGAACTGAAGGGGGAGTTCAGAGGCCGAGCCGCGCCCGTGCGTCGAGCAGATAGGCCCTTACTGCGCCGGAGCTTTCCAGGGCCAGTACTTCCCGCGCCACTTCTTCGGCCATGGTGCTGGAAAGGGCACGGATGGTCTGTTTCACCACCGGGATGGAGGGGGCCGAGAGGCTGAATTCCCTGATGCCCATACCGAAGAGGAGCACCGCATTGATGGGGTCGGCCGCCATTTCGCCGCAGATGGAAACCGGCTTGCCCGCAGCCGTTGCCGTGTCGACCACGCGCTTGATGGAGTGAAGCACCGCCGGCTGGTAGGGATCGTAGTAGCGGCTCACCTTGGGATTGTTACGGTCGGCCGCCATGGTGTACTGGATCAGATCGTTGGTGCCGATGCTGAAGAAATCCACCTCCCGGATCAGGATGTGGGCCGTCTGCACCGCGGCCGGCAGTTCCACCATGATGCCCAGTTCAAGGTTCTGGTCGAAGGGCAACCCCTCGCGGGTAAGCTCGCCGCGTACCTCGTTCATGATTTTCTTGATCTGCCAGATTTCGCCGATACTCGACACCATGGGGAACATGAGCTTGATCTTCCCGTGGGCAGACGCCAGCAGGATCCCAGCCAACTGCACCCGGAAGATATCCTCCCGCTCCAGCGACACGCGGATGGAACGCCATCCCATGAACGGATTGTCTTCGTGGGGCATGGGGAAGTAAGGGAGGGTCTTGTCGCCACCGATGTCCAGGGTCCGGATGGTAACCGGGTTGGGCGAGAACCCCTCCAGGACGCGCCGGTACAGGCTGAACAGGGCGTCCCGGGAAGGAAAGGCCGAGCGGGTCATGTAGGGGAACTCGGTCCGGTAGAGTCCGACGCCTTCGGCGCCGTTGGCCTGTGCGATCCTGATGTCGCTCAGCAGGCCGATGTTGGCCCGCAACCACACCTGTTCGCCGTCCAGGGTCACTGCGGGCACGTCCCGCAGTTCTTCCAGCTCGCGCATCCTGACGCTGAAGTCGGCCTCCAGCCGCGCATACTCCTCTTTGATCTTGGCGCTGGGGTTGATGTAGATATGCCCCGAGCTGCCGTCCACGATAACCTCGTCCTTGAGCCCGAGGTTCTGCAGCGCTCCGCCCACCCCCACCACCGCCGGGATGCCGAGGGACTTGGCCATGATCGCCGCATGGGAGTTCACGTCACCTTTTTCTGTCACAATGCCGAGAATCTTGTCGTGGTCGAGGGTGGCCATGTCGGAGGGGAGAATTTCCCGGGCCACGATGATGCGCCGTTCCCGGAGCTTGGGAACGGGCTTGCACGAGCCGTCCAGGCACGAGATGATCCGGCGGCGGATGTCCTCCATGTCGGCGGAGCGCTCCCGGAGGTAGGGGTCTTCCATCTGGGAAAAGGCGTTCACGTAGTGGGCAACCGCCTCGTTCACCGACCGCACCGCGCCATAATCCTGCTCGATGAAATCCATGACCCGGGCGATGAACCCCCGGTCCTCCAGGATCATCAGGTGGGTGTGGAAGATGGCGGCATCCTCTTTGGAGAGGGTCTCGGCCACCCGCTTCTCCATATAGATGGTTTCGATCCGTGCTTTTTCCAGGGCCATGAGAAAGCGGTGGCGCTCCTCGTTGGTGGGGCGCACCGTCGCCACTTCCATGCCGTCGGCCACCGAATGGTCGATGACTGCTACCTTGCCCACGGAGAAACCCGAAGAAACGGGAGTCCCCATCAGGTGCAGCGAACGGCGCTCCTTGCCGCGAGCCTTTCGCGTCTTGCCCGGGGGCGCGCCAATGGATTTGAGTTTTTCCAGCTCCCGCTCCAGGCGGTCCCGCTCTTCTTCGTTGCGGCGGATGGAGTCCAGCAACTTGGCGTTGATGACGATGCTCGTGATCTGGTAGGCAATGGTGGAGAGTGTGCTGACCTCTTCCTGGCGGAAGGTCCGCTGCTCCCTGGTCTGGATGACGATGACGCCTATGGGGTTCCCCCGATGGAGCAGCGGCATGCCGAGGAACGAGTTGAAGCGCTCCTCCTTGGTCTCGGGAAAATACTTGTAGCGGGGGTGGAGGGGGGCATTGTCGGTGGCGACGATCCCCTTCTGCTGCACCACGAGCCCCGAGAGCCCCTCGGATATCTTCATGGTGATCCGCCCCACGGAGCTCTTGGAGAGTCCGCGGGTCGCAGCCAGTCGCAGGGTTTCGCCATCCTGCTCCAGTAGGTAGATGGAGCAGACATCGGTGCCGATCCGCTTGGCGACCAGTTGAACGATGTTGTCCAGAGTTTCCTGGAGATCGTGGGAGTGGAGGATGAGGGCGCTTATGTCCTCCAGAATGCGCAGTCCGGTCGCTTCGAGTCGTTCGTCGGCCATGGTGTGTGGTGCCCTCGACGTAAAGTCCGCTCATTATATTCCATGAACAGCCCGAAGGAAAGCACGTTTAACACCTCGGAACCCGATAACGGGCTGAAAGGTGGCAACGTTCGATTCTTTCTGTTATAGTGTGCCCCGACGTATGACGCTATCCGGGGGTGAGAGCATGACCGAAACGAACAATGAACTGTTGGCAAAAGGCATAAGCCTCGCCGAAGGGGGCGATTTCACCGCCGCCGAAGCGATGTTCAGAACCTGCGTGGAGAGGGCTCCCGATGACCCCGAAGGCTACTTCTACCTGGGAGAAGCCCTCGTGGAAGAGGGCAAGCTCGCAGAGGCCCGACAGCAGTACGAGAAGGGGCTCGCCCTGGCCCCGGGAGACGTGGACGGCCAGATCGCCCTCGGCGACATCTGTCTGGAGCTGGCTGAGCACGAGGCCGCCCTGGCCGCCTACCGGCGTGCCGTGGAACTCGACCCCCGCAATGCCGACGGCTATGTCAACATCGGCCTCGTCTACAACTCCCTGGAGGAGACCAGCAAGGCGATCGAGGCTTTCGAGAAGGCCCTGGAGATCGATCCGGCCAATGTCTTCGCCTACAACGGCCTGGGTGACGCCTGGTACGGGCTCGGCGAGCGGGAAAAGGCCATAGACGCCTTCCGCAAGGGCATCGAGCTCGACCCTACCGATGCGGCGGCCCACTTCAACCTCGGTGAACTCTACTACGATCTCGGCGAGACCGAGGAGGCCGAGAAGGAGTGCCTTGAGGCGGTCCGGCTCGATCCCGACTTCACCATGTCCTACCTCACCCTCGGCAGCCTCTATATGGATGACGAGAGGGTGAAGGACGCCATCAGGTATCTGGAGCTCTATCTGCAAAAGGAAAAATCGCCCCAGGCCCGAGAGACCGTGGACGAG
Protein-coding regions in this window:
- a CDS encoding ABC transporter ATP-binding protein encodes the protein MSETREPIVAIRNLSKSYRRGAQLIPVLQDITLDIAAGEFLALMGPSGSGKSTLLNLVAGIDKADAGTITIGGVEITTLSEAALASWRAAHVGFIFQFYNLIPVLTAFENVELPLLLTGLSRRQRREHVETVLSLVGLSDRMDHYPSQLSGGQQQRVAVARAMVTDPDILVADEPTGDLDRVSAGEVLALMERLVSGFGKTIIMVTHDPRAAEQAHRLLHLEKGELTDGAG
- a CDS encoding ABC transporter permease produces the protein MFIIKLLIRNAFRHKLRTGLTIVGVAIAIVAFGLLRTLVDLWYAGVEASSASRLITRNSISLVFPLPISYKDRIRQVPGVRDVSWGNWFGGIYKEEKNFFPSFAVEPRSFLAMYPEYRVDPVELKSFLLDRKGAMVGAKTAERFGWKVGDQVMLRGTIFPGQWEFVIRGIYHGAAKSTDETQFFFHWDYLNEVMRRTVPRRADQAGYYIIELKKPDQAAEVSLAVDATFRNSLAETLTETERAFQMSFVSMTEAIVIAIQIVSYVVIVIIMVVAANTMAMTARERIPEYATLKTLGFGGLHIAGVIFGESLVIAMAGGVTGVILTFPAARWIETELSQFFPVFTVAPSTICMDLAAAFIVGAVAGIFPTWRGVTIRIAEGLRRVG
- a CDS encoding ABC transporter permease, with product MGIPYSYSLRNLWTRRLTTVLTASGMALVVFVFAATLMLSEGLRKTLVDTGSWDNVVVIRKSAQTEVQSGVDRSQAAIVETQPEVAMAEGQRLVAKELVVLISLPKRGTGKPSNVVIRGIGAPSLLLRPQVKLREGRMPRPGSAEIIAGASIAKRFQGGGIGETLRFGMRDWTVVGIFDAGNTGFSSEIWGDVDQLMQAFRRPVYSSVIFKLRDAAEFGRVKARLEADPRLTVEAKREIRFYADQSEAMATFLNILGVTLTVIFSLGAVIGAMITMYAAVANRITEIGTLRALGFQRRSILGAFILESLFLGLLGGVVGVFFASFMQLVTISTMNWQTFSELAFSFTLTPRIIGASLVFSLVMGFVGGLLPAFRAARMNIVDALRAN
- the ptsP gene encoding phosphoenolpyruvate--protein phosphotransferase, giving the protein MADERLEATGLRILEDISALILHSHDLQETLDNIVQLVAKRIGTDVCSIYLLEQDGETLRLAATRGLSKSSVGRITMKISEGLSGLVVQQKGIVATDNAPLHPRYKYFPETKEERFNSFLGMPLLHRGNPIGVIVIQTREQRTFRQEEVSTLSTIAYQITSIVINAKLLDSIRRNEEERDRLERELEKLKSIGAPPGKTRKARGKERRSLHLMGTPVSSGFSVGKVAVIDHSVADGMEVATVRPTNEERHRFLMALEKARIETIYMEKRVAETLSKEDAAIFHTHLMILEDRGFIARVMDFIEQDYGAVRSVNEAVAHYVNAFSQMEDPYLRERSADMEDIRRRIISCLDGSCKPVPKLRERRIIVAREILPSDMATLDHDKILGIVTEKGDVNSHAAIMAKSLGIPAVVGVGGALQNLGLKDEVIVDGSSGHIYINPSAKIKEEYARLEADFSVRMRELEELRDVPAVTLDGEQVWLRANIGLLSDIRIAQANGAEGVGLYRTEFPYMTRSAFPSRDALFSLYRRVLEGFSPNPVTIRTLDIGGDKTLPYFPMPHEDNPFMGWRSIRVSLEREDIFRVQLAGILLASAHGKIKLMFPMVSSIGEIWQIKKIMNEVRGELTREGLPFDQNLELGIMVELPAAVQTAHILIREVDFFSIGTNDLIQYTMAADRNNPKVSRYYDPYQPAVLHSIKRVVDTATAAGKPVSICGEMAADPINAVLLFGMGIREFSLSAPSIPVVKQTIRALSSTMAEEVAREVLALESSGAVRAYLLDARARLGL
- a CDS encoding tetratricopeptide repeat protein — its product is MTETNNELLAKGISLAEGGDFTAAEAMFRTCVERAPDDPEGYFYLGEALVEEGKLAEARQQYEKGLALAPGDVDGQIALGDICLELAEHEAALAAYRRAVELDPRNADGYVNIGLVYNSLEETSKAIEAFEKALEIDPANVFAYNGLGDAWYGLGEREKAIDAFRKGIELDPTDAAAHFNLGELYYDLGETEEAEKECLEAVRLDPDFTMSYLTLGSLYMDDERVKDAIRYLELYLQKEKSPQARETVDEVKAVLEGLRAEVAGKP